The window CTCGCTGAGCAGCTCGTCGAGCCGCTGCTCCAGAACACTCTGACCTCTCTTCAGCGAATCAGCTTCCAGCCTGAGATGGTGGGCTTGTCCCACCAGCATCTTCAACTCCTCGGCCAATCCGGGGGCCAGTCCCGTGTCCTGCCAGCCGTCTGCGTTGTGATTGGTCAGCGCGTGCAGCAGGGAGCTCTGCAGCGCCTCCCAGCGCAGGAAGCTCTCGCTGTAGTCCGGGCAGTTTGGGTCAAGGAAGATGCTGATTGGCTCTCCGTCCGTCACACGGGACACTGACACCAGGGCGCCAGAGTCCCTGGGATTGGTCGAAATCAcgggtgaggaggagggggaggctCTGCCCCGGTTACTGGGG is drawn from Etheostoma cragini isolate CJK2018 unplaced genomic scaffold, CSU_Ecrag_1.0 ScbMSFa_3785, whole genome shotgun sequence and contains these coding sequences:
- the LOC117940935 gene encoding fibrinogen C domain-containing protein 1-like translates to MYLNQYHLPFISSNRGRASPSSSPVISTNPRDSGALVSVSRVTDGEPISIFLDPNCPDYSESFLRWEALQSSLLHALTNHNADGWQDTGLAPGLAEELKMLVGQAHHLRLEADSLKRGQSVLEQRLDELLSEQRRVVQVAA